A stretch of Coleofasciculaceae cyanobacterium DNA encodes these proteins:
- a CDS encoding CDP-alcohol phosphatidyltransferase family protein, translating to MSINQVFLYVPNIIGYLRFGLYLGSFIGHSLGNWQLCIGLYAIAFILDEFDGRAARAYNQSSNFGAALDMVADRSATAGLCLILAQLYPNYLLAFIGAIALDISSHYYLIYATGMLGRASHKDSAKWSTNGLLKLYYGSKSFMGLLIAGNELFYILLYLNFYLVGLSFSLTGWHINLWQLLLIFCLPIYLLKQATNVLQLQASAQEIAKLDLIQSQEYKPAIDE from the coding sequence ATGTCGATCAACCAGGTGTTTTTGTACGTACCAAATATTATTGGCTATCTTAGATTTGGGCTTTATTTAGGCAGCTTTATTGGTCATAGTTTAGGAAACTGGCAATTGTGTATTGGCCTATATGCGATCGCCTTTATTTTAGATGAATTCGATGGTCGTGCTGCTCGTGCCTATAACCAAAGCAGTAATTTTGGTGCAGCCTTAGATATGGTGGCCGATCGTTCTGCTACTGCGGGCTTGTGTTTGATTTTAGCCCAGCTATATCCGAATTATTTATTAGCTTTTATTGGCGCGATCGCTCTTGATATTAGCAGCCATTATTATCTAATTTACGCTACGGGAATGCTAGGGAGAGCCAGTCACAAGGATTCTGCCAAGTGGTCAACTAATGGGCTGCTTAAACTATATTACGGCAGTAAATCGTTTATGGGTTTATTAATTGCAGGTAATGAGCTTTTTTATATTTTGCTTTATCTTAATTTTTACCTGGTTGGACTGAGCTTTAGCTTAACTGGTTGGCATATAAATCTTTGGCAATTATTGCTTATATTTTGCTTACCTATTTACCTATTGAAACAAGCAACAAACGTTTTACAGTTGCAAGCTTCGGCTCAAGAAATAGCCAAATTAGATTTAATTCAGAGCCAAGAATATAAACCAGCGATCGACGAATAA